The following coding sequences lie in one Amycolatopsis cihanbeyliensis genomic window:
- a CDS encoding universal stress protein, which yields MWPGMLLGSTSQTVMSYALCPVIVARSSTGNS from the coding sequence ATGTGGCCGGGGATGCTGCTCGGTTCGACCAGCCAGACGGTGATGTCCTACGCGCTGTGCCCGGTGATCGTGGCCCGGTCCTCGACCGGCAACAGCTGA
- a CDS encoding universal stress protein, whose product MHVLDDVSLAYPRPLPMREDLHGALRAQGESPLAAARDVAREAVPGSRPRLELREGRVAEVLCDAAESASLLVLGTVGLRPLGRVLVVRRRSRWPRTPPARWRWFARTRAPTTTGLRPGGGRRGRFARQ is encoded by the coding sequence GTGCACGTGCTCGACGACGTGTCGCTGGCTTACCCGCGGCCGCTGCCGATGCGGGAGGATCTGCACGGTGCGCTGCGGGCGCAGGGGGAGTCGCCGCTCGCGGCGGCCCGGGACGTTGCCCGCGAGGCCGTGCCGGGTTCGCGGCCGCGGTTGGAACTGCGCGAAGGCAGGGTGGCCGAGGTGCTGTGCGACGCGGCGGAGTCGGCGAGCCTGCTGGTGCTGGGCACGGTGGGGCTTCGGCCGCTGGGCCGGGTGCTGGTGGTTCGGCGTCGGTCGCGCTGGCCGCGCACGCCGCCTGCCCGGTGGCGCTGGTTCGCGCGCACGCGGGCGCCGACCACCACCGGTCTCCGACCCGGTGGTGGTCGGCGTGGACGGTTCGCCCGCCAGTGA